One Halanaerobium hydrogeniformans genomic window, ATTCGCTTGATTATCTCTTCCTGCTTTTTTTCACCCAGATAATAGCTCAAAAATAAGAGGAAGTTCAGGTTTTTAGTGTTTTTGAAATAATATAAAGCTAATATATTAACTAACTGTGATAATATGATTAACATAAAAATTGTAAATAATATTATTCTAAAGCCTAATTCCCTGTAAAGGATTATTAAAAAGGGTTGGGCTAAAATAATAATTACTGCTAAAGCTGTAAAGATAAAAAGAGAAACAAAGGAAAACTTTTTCCAGAGTATAATTAAGCTGGTTAGAGAAAATATGAATAAAGCAGTATAAGTGATTAGAGTTAAATAAAAATAAAAAGGGCTGCCTTCTCTTAATGCTCTGTTAGAATTTATAGCACCTGCACCCAGTTTGGAATTTTGATATAATTCATCTTCGATAGGAGAAGCGGTTGTTTTAACGATTTCCAGGGCTTCAAATGGGTTTAGCTCATTATTATAAGCCAGCATTTTTGAGATTAAAGCTGTAAGTTGAGGAGCTGCAAAAGAGCTTCCCCTGCTGACTATAGTTCTACTTAAGTTAAGTGAAGGGAGATAAAGATACTGGTTAACTGCTAAAACACCAGGTGCAGAAATATCTATATATTCTCCATAATTAGATGCTGCCATCTTTTTGCTATTTTCAAGGGCTGCTACTGCAATAGTTTCTTCAAAACCGGCCGGATATATTTTTACCTCACTATTATTATTGCCTGCAGCAGCGATGATAAGCAGGTTAGGGCTGCTCATTTTTTCTATTATTTCTGCCTGTGAATCTTTTTCAGAAAAACCAAGGCTTATATTGACCAATATATTCTTGTCAGGATTATTTTCAGAATAACTTTTTACTTCTTCTAAAGCCTCTAGATATTTATCCTGATCAATCTGTCCAAAAACATTTTCTACGGCTAATGCTTTTATTTGAACCTTCGATCTATTCCGAATTATGGCCGCTATTTTACTTCCATGAGAGCTGTCTGCTGTTATTTTTGCCAGGGGAGATTGTAAATAGGCCTGATCTATTTGAGAATCAATTATAAAGATAATAGTATCAGCATTTTGTGGAATTTCTTCAGAAATATGAAAAGCAATTAAAAATATTAATAAAGCTATTAAAGCAATAAAGAAATATTTTTTGATCCTCAGCCCCTCCCTTCTAAAAAAGTTTTGTTCTATTTAAATAATATTATATCACAGCTGGGGGAATTAAATTAAATTAAAGTTAATATATGTTTGTGAATTCTTGCACGTTTATTAATGCAGTGATATAATTAAAAGAAATTGTTGAGCTTTCATTGAAGCTAATCCAATAGTTAAGGCCATTAAAATTGAAAGAAAATATTATTATATAAAAGGATGATTTTATGCAGTCTACACCAAAAGGGAATAGACCTCACATTGCGGTTTTTGGCAGAAGAAATGCCGGTAAATCTAGTTTGATTAACAGCCTCTGCAATCAAAAGCTGGCCCTGGTATCAGAAGTTCCTGGTACTACAACAGATCCAGTCTATAAAGCTATGGAATTACTACCATTAGGACCGGTGATGATGATCGATACTGCTGGAATAGATGATAGTGGAGACCTGGGAGAGATGCGGGTTAAAAAAAGTTATGAAATAATTCGAAAAACCGATCTGGCAGTGCTGGTAATCGATAACCAGGTTGAGTTTGGTAAATATGAGCAAAAACTGCTGGATAACTTTAATAAAACAAATACGCCAGTGGTAGCTGTAATTAATAAAATTGATTTAGCTTTTGATAAAACCGAGGTAGTTGATAAGCTGCAAAGAGAATATGATCTTAAGCCGATTTTGCTTAGTGCAGAAAGTGGTCAGGGTATCGAAGAATTAAGAGATAAAATAGCAGAAAAAATGCCCCAGGATACTGAAGAAGCTTTTATAGTTGGAGATATCGTTAATCCTGGTCAAACGGTGGTTTTAGTTACTCCTATTGATACTGCTGCACCCAGGGGAAGATTAATTTTACCCCAGGTACAGACGATAAGAGATATACTTGATCATGATGGGATTTCAATTATCTGTAAAGAAACAGAGCTTAAAGCTTCGCTGGCTGCTTTAAAGGAAAAACCTAAATTAGTTATAACTGATTCTCAGGCTTTTATGAAAGTTGCTGCTGATCTAGATGAAGATATTTTACTGACAGGATTTTCTATTCTTTTTGCCCGTTATAAAGGTGATTTAGAGATCTTTTTAAGAGGTGCAAAAAAATTAGCAGAATTAAAAGCAGATGATAAGGTATTAATAGCTGAAGCCTGTACTCACCGCAGACAGGCTGATGATATCGGCACTGTTAAACTGCCCCGCTGGCTGCGTTCTAAAGTGGGATCTTCATTAGAATTTGAGCATGTTTCGGGAAGAGAGTATCCAGAGAATTTAAGTGATTATGATTTAGTCCTTCACTGTGGCAGCTGTATGCTGAACAGAAAAGAAGTTTTGTCAAGGTTGAGAGAGGCAGAAGAAGCAGGTGTAGCTGTTATTAATTATGGAATGGCCATTGCTCAATTACATGGAATACTTGATAGAGCTTTAAAGCCTTTTCCAGCAGCTTATCGGCTCTGGCAGCAGCAAAAATAATATTTTAGGGGGCCTGCTTTTTAATAATCGCAGGCCTTTTAATAATGTAAATATAAGTAAAATTATATTTCAAATTTTAAGCAGGATTTAAAAAATCTATAGAGAAATAATTTAATAGTGTGAAAATTAATAATATTTATTAAAGGAGATGGGTTATGCTTGAAATAATTGATCTGGTAAAAAAATATGATTCTGGTCCATTGGCTTTAGATGGAGTTAATTTAGAAATTGAAGATGGTGATATCATAGCATTGATTGGCCCGTCAGGAGCAGGCAAAAGTACCCTTGTTAGATGTATAAACAGACTTGTCGAACCTACTTCTGGCAAGATACTGCTCAATGGGGTTGATATTAGCTCATTAAATAAAAAAGAATTGCGTGATGCAAGAAAAAATATCGGGATGATTTTTCAGGAATATGCACTTGTAGAGCGCTTAAGTGTAATGGAAAATGTTTTATCAGGCAGACTTGCTTCTGTGAACTTTTGGCAGAGTCTGCGCCGTAAATTTCCGCAAAAATACATAAGTGAAGCTCTATCTTTGTTGGACAGGGTTGGTTTAGGTGATTATATTGATACCAGAGCAGATCAGCTTTCTGGTGGTCAGAGACAGCGGGTTGGTATTGCCAGAGCATTACTGCAGAAACCGGATTTACTGCTGCTTGATGAACCGACAGCCAGTCTTGATCCTAAAACAGCCAGGCAGATAATGCGCCTGGTAGTGGATTTAGTTCAGGAAAAAAATATTTCTGCGATTATTAATATTCATGAGGTTAAACTAGCTGAATTATTTACCAAAAGGATTGTGGGCTTAAGAGAGGGTAAAATTGTTTATGATGAGGAAGCGGCTAAATTGGATACTGATGCCTTAACCCTCATTTATGGGGAAGAAGACTGGGATTCTGAGGGCCCTGCAGAAGATGAAGGTGAGTGATATGAGATGAACACAGAAAATCAAGCAGTTGAAGAACGAAGCTGGTCAAAACCGAAACTTATTAATTCAGCATTTTTAAGATGGACAATTATTTTTCTAATATTTATTTATATTGTTTTTGCAGTTAGATCATTTGAGATCAATGTAGACAGAATTATTAGAGGTCTTGATAGAGCCTGGGAGATGCTTTATGCATTTTTGCAGCCTGATTTTTTGGCCAGACAGAGCCATATTTTTCAGGGAGTTTTAGAAAGCATAACTATGACAGTTGTGGCAACAACCCTTGGTATATTATTTGCAATTCCTGTTACTCTGGGAGCAGCCAAAAACATTTCGCCTCTGCCTGTATATTATGTCTGTAGAGGTATTTTAGTAGTTTTTAGAAGCCTGCATGTAGTTATTTTAGCTATTTTATTTGTTATCATGTTCGGATTTGGTCCTTTTGCAGGAGTTTTAACTATGATAATCAACAGTATGGGTTTTATCGGTAAACTTCTCTCTGAAGATATTGAAAATATTAATGAAGAGACTTTAGAAGCCATCAGAGCTACCGGGGCTTCCTGGCCACAGCTGATTATTTTTGGTGTCTGGCCTCAAATTTCTTCTAGATTTATTGGTTTATCAATTTACAGAGCAGATATGACATTCCGTCAGTCAACAGTTATTGGTCTGGTCGGAGCTGGTGGAATAGGTGCTGTTTTGGATACAGCGATGGGACGTTATGATTTTAATACTGCTGCTGCAATTTTAATAGTTATTATAATACTTGTACTGATCGGCGAATATGTTTCAAGTGCAATTAGAAGGAGGTTAACCTAATGCCCTGGAAAAATATAGAGAATAAAAGTGAGTGGGTATTTAGAAATCAGAAGGAATCTCTAAAAAGGTTTTTTCTCCTTTTAGCTGGTTTAATAGTATTTTTAATCGCTTCCAAATTTATCTCTGATGCAACGATGTGGCCTTTTGTTATGGATGCCCCTGCTCAGGCGATGGATTTTGTAACCAGGATGTTTCCACCTGATTTAGGATATACAAGGAGAATATTACCTGCCCTCTGGGATACGATTAATTTAGCTGTTTTTGGGACTGTCCTGGCTGCTTTAATATCTGTTCCTATAGCAGTTATGGCAGCACAAAACACAACTCCCCACAGGATAGTAAGGGGAATGGCTCTAACAATTATTGTTACTTCCAGGTCGGTCAATAGTTTAATCTGGGCTTTATTAATAGTTCAGGTTGTAGGTCCGGGTTTGTTTGCCGGGATGCTGGCTATTGCTGTGCGTGGAATTGGTATGATTTCTAAATTATTTTATGAAACTATAGAAGAAATAAATCAAGAGCCGATAGAAGCTATTAAAGCAACTGGTGCTTCTAAAGCTCAGGTCTTTTTATATGGCTATATTCCCCAGTTAATGCCCTCTTTTGTAGGAGTTTCTGTTTACCGCTGGGAAATAAATATCAGAGAATCAACAATAATTGGGATTGTTGGTGGAGGTGGAATCGGCTTTTTATTAAATTCTGCTATCAATAGATTGCGCTGGGATCAGGCGATTATGGTTTTAATTACAATATTAATTACCGTGTTTATTGCCGAATGGGTTTCAGCGAAGGCTAGAGAGGCAGTTGCTTAAATTATTTTATTAAAAAGTGGGGTGATAAAATATTTTTTAAAGCTTAAGTCAAAACAAATAATAACAAGGAGGAGTTAATTAAAATGAGATTTAAAAAAATATTTATAATAATGTTAGTTATGATTTTTGCAGCTTCATTTTTTGCTTTAGCTGCAGTTGAGGCTTCAGAGTTAGATCCTCGCTACACAGATGAAGATGGAGATATGGTAGCCGATCCGCCAGCAGATGAATCAGAATGGCTTGATCCTAATATTATTGTATTTGCCTATTCTCCTGTAGAAGATCCTGCAGTTTATGAAGAGGTATTTGCAGACTTTACCGAACATCTTTCTAATGAGCTGGATCGTCCGGTTCGCTATTTTGGAGTACAGAGTTATGCTGCCCAGGTCGAAGCAATGCGGGCAGGAAGACTTCATGTATCAGGTTTTGCATCAGGAGCAGTTCAGGATGCTGTTAATAAAGCAGGTTTTGTACCTCAGACCGCCATGGGTGATGAAGATGGCATGATAGGTTATCGGATGGCTTTAATTGCCAGACAGGATAGTGATATTGATTCAGTAGAAGATTTAAGAGGTAGAGAAATTCCCTTTGTTTCTGAATCATCAGGTTCAGGCTTTTTTGCTCCTCGAGCTCTTTTATATGAAGAGTTTGATATGCTGCCAGGCAGAGATTATGACTATACCTTCTCTGGATCACATGATAACTCAATTTTAGGAGTTTATCATGAAGATTATATAGCAGCCCCTATTGCTGATGTTGTAGTAGGCAGAATGTATGAAGGTGGTAGAATCGAAGATCCTTCTGGCTGGCTAAAAACTGTTTATGAATCACCTTTATTTCCATCTACTGCTTATGGTGTAACCCATAAATTACATCCAGATTTACAGCAAAGAATCAAAGAGGCATTCCTTAACTTTGACTGGGAAGGTACAATGCTTACCCAGCAGTGGGAAGATGAAGATCGTTTTGTAGAAATAAACTATAAAGAAGACTGGGAAGTTCAGAGAACAATTAGAGCTGGTAGTGAAGCAGTAGCAGAGCTATTAGGTGAATAAATCTAAGTTTATACTCAAACAAAAAGGGCTGTTTAAGCAGTCCTTTTTGTTTTTTCGCTTTTAATTGTTATTTAATTTTCTCAGCTTTAAAATTTCAAATAAGTGAAATCTTGAACATTATTGGATATTCTGTTACAATAAATAGCAATAATTACCTTATTTGATATTAAATTAAATGGATCAGGAGTGTTAATAATGAAAAAAGATACTAAAAATAATTATAGAATTGAATCAGATAGCATAGGTGAAAAAAAGCTTGCAGCTGAATCTTATTTTGGCATCAATACGATCAGAGCCTTTGAAAACTTTTCTATCAGCAGGAAAAAAGTACACCCTGATTTAATAAAGAGTATTGCCATGATAAAATTTGCTGCTGCCCAAACAAATCTTGAGATTGGCCTTTTAGAACAAGAGAAAGCTGAGGCAATAAAAAGTGCAGCTCAAGAAATGATTAATGGTAAATTTGATCATCTTTTTAAATTAGATGCTCTGCAGGGTGGTGCAGGAACTTCAAGCAATATGATGGTTAATGAGATAATCGCAAATAGAGCTTTAGAAATTATGGGTCAGCAAAAGGGGCACTATCAATACCTCCATCCTAATGACGATGTTAATAAGGGGCAATCGACAAATGACGTTTATCCCACAGCTCTAAGAATTGCTGTTTTAAACTTACTTAAAAAATTAACTGATTCAATAGCGAATTTGCAGGAAGCATTACAGAAAAAAGAAAAAGAATTCGCAGGGGTTATAAAGCTGGCCCGGACGCAACTTCAGGATGCAGTACCAATCACTTTAGGTCAAGAATTTTCAGCCTATGCAGAAGCAGTCAATAGAGATAGATGGAGATTATATAAAATAACTGATCGATTAAAAAAGATAAATCTGGGTGGAACTGCTGTTGGAACAGGTCTCAATACCAGCTGGGCATATATCTATAAAATAGCCAAAAACATTAGATCCATAACCGGTCTGAGTCTGGCTCATTCAGAAAACATGATCGATATAACCCAGAACATGGATATTTTTGTTGAAGTCTCAGGTCTATTAAAATCTGCAGCAGTTAATCTTAATAAAATTGCAAATGACCTTAGATTGCTTGCCTCAGGTCCCAGAGGAGGCTTAGCTGAGATAACATTAAGTGAAGTTCAGGCGGGTTC contains:
- a CDS encoding S8 family serine peptidase, giving the protein MEQNFFRREGLRIKKYFFIALIALLIFLIAFHISEEIPQNADTIIFIIDSQIDQAYLQSPLAKITADSSHGSKIAAIIRNRSKVQIKALAVENVFGQIDQDKYLEALEEVKSYSENNPDKNILVNISLGFSEKDSQAEIIEKMSSPNLLIIAAAGNNNSEVKIYPAGFEETIAVAALENSKKMAASNYGEYIDISAPGVLAVNQYLYLPSLNLSRTIVSRGSSFAAPQLTALISKMLAYNNELNPFEALEIVKTTASPIEDELYQNSKLGAGAINSNRALREGSPFYFYLTLITYTALFIFSLTSLIILWKKFSFVSLFIFTALAVIIILAQPFLIILYRELGFRIILFTIFMLIILSQLVNILALYYFKNTKNLNFLLFLSYYLGEKKQEEIIKRIVLLLNSSAKHSEEIIFKKLSRGINPKKDKIKLKILARLNKVPLEEIIKSLKKNKLKAYFIGEELNKTERNYTDRAVLTAELIYYLLNKDYKKQELTAQIIGSYQDELLLIPLKNILKKSSAIINNNHSLYFILEILRDFGFKAADFSQLLRQIFQASDDNWLKYYLLQAYKELGKEDNDYQQFLNKNKQKLKEPALLALENKEEI
- the hydF gene encoding [FeFe] hydrogenase H-cluster maturation GTPase HydF, whose product is MQSTPKGNRPHIAVFGRRNAGKSSLINSLCNQKLALVSEVPGTTTDPVYKAMELLPLGPVMMIDTAGIDDSGDLGEMRVKKSYEIIRKTDLAVLVIDNQVEFGKYEQKLLDNFNKTNTPVVAVINKIDLAFDKTEVVDKLQREYDLKPILLSAESGQGIEELRDKIAEKMPQDTEEAFIVGDIVNPGQTVVLVTPIDTAAPRGRLILPQVQTIRDILDHDGISIICKETELKASLAALKEKPKLVITDSQAFMKVAADLDEDILLTGFSILFARYKGDLEIFLRGAKKLAELKADDKVLIAEACTHRRQADDIGTVKLPRWLRSKVGSSLEFEHVSGREYPENLSDYDLVLHCGSCMLNRKEVLSRLREAEEAGVAVINYGMAIAQLHGILDRALKPFPAAYRLWQQQK
- the phnC gene encoding phosphonate ABC transporter ATP-binding protein, with protein sequence MLEIIDLVKKYDSGPLALDGVNLEIEDGDIIALIGPSGAGKSTLVRCINRLVEPTSGKILLNGVDISSLNKKELRDARKNIGMIFQEYALVERLSVMENVLSGRLASVNFWQSLRRKFPQKYISEALSLLDRVGLGDYIDTRADQLSGGQRQRVGIARALLQKPDLLLLDEPTASLDPKTARQIMRLVVDLVQEKNISAIINIHEVKLAELFTKRIVGLREGKIVYDEEAAKLDTDALTLIYGEEDWDSEGPAEDEGE
- the phnE gene encoding phosphonate ABC transporter, permease protein PhnE, whose amino-acid sequence is MNTENQAVEERSWSKPKLINSAFLRWTIIFLIFIYIVFAVRSFEINVDRIIRGLDRAWEMLYAFLQPDFLARQSHIFQGVLESITMTVVATTLGILFAIPVTLGAAKNISPLPVYYVCRGILVVFRSLHVVILAILFVIMFGFGPFAGVLTMIINSMGFIGKLLSEDIENINEETLEAIRATGASWPQLIIFGVWPQISSRFIGLSIYRADMTFRQSTVIGLVGAGGIGAVLDTAMGRYDFNTAAAILIVIIILVLIGEYVSSAIRRRLT
- the phnE gene encoding phosphonate ABC transporter, permease protein PhnE, with amino-acid sequence MPWKNIENKSEWVFRNQKESLKRFFLLLAGLIVFLIASKFISDATMWPFVMDAPAQAMDFVTRMFPPDLGYTRRILPALWDTINLAVFGTVLAALISVPIAVMAAQNTTPHRIVRGMALTIIVTSRSVNSLIWALLIVQVVGPGLFAGMLAIAVRGIGMISKLFYETIEEINQEPIEAIKATGASKAQVFLYGYIPQLMPSFVGVSVYRWEINIRESTIIGIVGGGGIGFLLNSAINRLRWDQAIMVLITILITVFIAEWVSAKAREAVA
- the phnD gene encoding phosphate/phosphite/phosphonate ABC transporter substrate-binding protein, which produces MRFKKIFIIMLVMIFAASFFALAAVEASELDPRYTDEDGDMVADPPADESEWLDPNIIVFAYSPVEDPAVYEEVFADFTEHLSNELDRPVRYFGVQSYAAQVEAMRAGRLHVSGFASGAVQDAVNKAGFVPQTAMGDEDGMIGYRMALIARQDSDIDSVEDLRGREIPFVSESSGSGFFAPRALLYEEFDMLPGRDYDYTFSGSHDNSILGVYHEDYIAAPIADVVVGRMYEGGRIEDPSGWLKTVYESPLFPSTAYGVTHKLHPDLQQRIKEAFLNFDWEGTMLTQQWEDEDRFVEINYKEDWEVQRTIRAGSEAVAELLGE
- a CDS encoding aspartate ammonia-lyase codes for the protein MKKDTKNNYRIESDSIGEKKLAAESYFGINTIRAFENFSISRKKVHPDLIKSIAMIKFAAAQTNLEIGLLEQEKAEAIKSAAQEMINGKFDHLFKLDALQGGAGTSSNMMVNEIIANRALEIMGQQKGHYQYLHPNDDVNKGQSTNDVYPTALRIAVLNLLKKLTDSIANLQEALQKKEKEFAGVIKLARTQLQDAVPITLGQEFSAYAEAVNRDRWRLYKITDRLKKINLGGTAVGTGLNTSWAYIYKIAKNIRSITGLSLAHSENMIDITQNMDIFVEVSGLLKSAAVNLNKIANDLRLLASGPRGGLAEITLSEVQAGSSIMPGKVNPVICEMINQLVIEVISSDQAITLAAKEGQLELNAFAPIIAHHLLNMIEEMTKGIDIFINKTINGIEANPERCRELLEASLAQLTALVPHIGYENAVKIAKKILKGDNKNIKELIIEEGLLSEDKLEELLTIEKMTGLYNL